A stretch of Telopea speciosissima isolate NSW1024214 ecotype Mountain lineage chromosome 11, Tspe_v1, whole genome shotgun sequence DNA encodes these proteins:
- the LOC122646518 gene encoding NDR1/HIN1-like protein 6, with the protein MAEHQKIHPVDPEAPPPTVPLVPEGSTRSEKGDPVEQYPPVYRRTFPVVQSNPPPKKRSCSCCRCLCWTISLLILLVIIIAATVGILYLVFQPKVPSYSIDRLRITQFMINTDMSLSAKFTIRLTASNPNKKIGIYYEDGSNISAWYTSTKLCEGSLPKFYQGHQNTTVLDIQLTGQIPNGNIVVQALSQQQQTGNIPLILNAKVPVSLKLGRLKLMKVKPNVRCNLVVDSLTQNNLISIKTSSCKLMLKL; encoded by the coding sequence ATGGCAGAGCATCAGAAAATACATCCAGTGGATCCAGAAGCGCCACCACCCACGGTGCCATTAGTACCAGAGGGTTCAACAAGATCGGAAAAAGGTGATCCAGTCGAGCAATACCCTCCAGTGTACCGCCGGACATTTCCGGTGGTGCAATCGAATCCACCACCAAAGAAGAGAAGTTGTAGTTGTTGCAGGTGTTTGTGTTGGACAATTAGCCTTCTCATACTTCTAGTGATTATCATTGCAGCTACGGTTGGTATTCTTTATCTTGTCTTCCAACCAAAAGTTCCCTCCTACTCCATAGATCGTTTGAGGATCACTCAGTTTATGATAAACACAGATATGAGCCTCTCTGCTAAATTCACCATTAGGCTCACAGCTAGTAATCCAAACAAGAAAATAGGAATATATTATGAGGATGGAAGCAACATTAGTGCTTGGTATACAAGTACTAAGTTATGTGAAGGGTCTTTACCAAAATTCTATCAAGGTCATCAGAACACTACTGTTCTTGATATCCAATTAACAGGTCAAATTCCTAACGGGAATATTGTTGTTCAGGCATTATCTCAGCAACAACAAACAGGCAATATTCCATTGATTCTTAATGCTAAAGTTCCAGTGAGTTTGAAGCTtggaagattgaagcttatgAAGGTGAAGCCTAATGTCAGGTGCAATTTGGTGGTGGATAGCTTGACTCAGAATAATTTGATTAGCATTAAAACTAGTAGCTGTAAATTGATGCTTAAGCTTtag
- the LOC122645496 gene encoding protein N-lysine methyltransferase METTL21A isoform X1, translated as MDSVTVVSDGEEVETLVRIGSYGEPVRLVQDSAEEILLLWAIQQPTLSKQNAFVCQSSLKLELETCGHRLMISQSPSSMSTPGVTGAVMWDSGIILGKFLEHAVDSGRLVLQGKKVVELGAGCGLVGCVAAFLGAEVFLTDLPDRLRLLKKNIETNVIESGVRGSATVRELIWGDDLDSELTDPLPDYVFGSDVIYSEGAVTDLLETLKKLCGIHTTVILAGELRNDVVLEYFLDAAMKEFIVGRMDQRQWHPDYHSSRVAVLVLERKKRDEGWELDPP; from the exons ATGGACTCGGTGACGGTAGTTTCCGATGGAGAAGAAGTTGAGACTCTGGTCCGGATAGGTTCCTATGGGGAGCCAGTTCGACTCGTTCAGGACTCGGCCGAGGAGATCTTGCTTTTGTGGGCGATTCAACAACCAACCCTGTCCAAGCAAAACGCCTTCGTCTGCCAATCGTCTCTTAAGCTCGAATTGGAGACTTGTGGTCACCGTCTCATGATCTCTCAGTCTCCTTCGTCCATG AGCACACCAGGAGTAACTGGAGCAGTGATGTGGGATAGTGGCATTATTTTAGGGAAGTTTTTGGAGCATGCGGTGGACTCAGGTAGGCTTGTTCTTCAAGGCAAGAAGGTTGTTGAATTGGGAGCTGGTTGTGGACTAGTAGG CTGTGTTGCAGCTTTTCTGGGTGCTGAGGTTTTTCTTACCGATCTTCCCGATCGACTGAGATTGCTAAAGAAGAACATTGAAACTAATGTGATAGAAAGTGGTGTGCGGGGTTCTGCAACTGTGAGGGAGCTCATATGGGGTGATGATCTTGACTCAGAGTTAACTGATCCTCTTCCTGATTATG TATTTGGGTCAGATGTCATCTACAGTGAAGGGGCAGTAACAGATCTGTTGGAAACACTAAAGAAATTATGTGGAATTCATACTACAGTTATATTGGCTGGAGAACTACGAAATG atgttgttcttgaataTTTTTTGGATGCTGCGATGAAGGAGTTTATTGTTGGGCGCATGGATCAGAGACAGTGGCATCCGGATTATCACAGTAGTAGAGTTGCAGTGCTTGTCTTggagaggaaaaaaagagatgagGGTTGGGAATTAGATCCTCCATGA
- the LOC122645496 gene encoding protein N-lysine methyltransferase METTL21A isoform X2, producing the protein MDSVTVVSDGEEVETLVRIGSYGEPVRLVQDSAEEILLLWAIQQPTLSKQNAFVCQSSLKLELETCGHRLMISQSPSSMSTPGVTGAVMWDSGIILGKFLEHAVDSGRLVLQGKKVVELGAGCGLVGCVAAFLGAEVFLTDLPDRLRLLKKNIETNVIESGVRGSATVRELIWGDDLDSELTDPLPDYVFGSDVIYSEGAVTDLLETLKKLCGIHTTVILAGELRNGVYCWAHGSETVASGLSQ; encoded by the exons ATGGACTCGGTGACGGTAGTTTCCGATGGAGAAGAAGTTGAGACTCTGGTCCGGATAGGTTCCTATGGGGAGCCAGTTCGACTCGTTCAGGACTCGGCCGAGGAGATCTTGCTTTTGTGGGCGATTCAACAACCAACCCTGTCCAAGCAAAACGCCTTCGTCTGCCAATCGTCTCTTAAGCTCGAATTGGAGACTTGTGGTCACCGTCTCATGATCTCTCAGTCTCCTTCGTCCATG AGCACACCAGGAGTAACTGGAGCAGTGATGTGGGATAGTGGCATTATTTTAGGGAAGTTTTTGGAGCATGCGGTGGACTCAGGTAGGCTTGTTCTTCAAGGCAAGAAGGTTGTTGAATTGGGAGCTGGTTGTGGACTAGTAGG CTGTGTTGCAGCTTTTCTGGGTGCTGAGGTTTTTCTTACCGATCTTCCCGATCGACTGAGATTGCTAAAGAAGAACATTGAAACTAATGTGATAGAAAGTGGTGTGCGGGGTTCTGCAACTGTGAGGGAGCTCATATGGGGTGATGATCTTGACTCAGAGTTAACTGATCCTCTTCCTGATTATG TATTTGGGTCAGATGTCATCTACAGTGAAGGGGCAGTAACAGATCTGTTGGAAACACTAAAGAAATTATGTGGAATTCATACTACAGTTATATTGGCTGGAGAACTACGAAATG GAGTTTATTGTTGGGCGCATGGATCAGAGACAGTGGCATCCGGATTATCACAGTAG